In one Brassica oleracea var. oleracea cultivar TO1000 chromosome C9, BOL, whole genome shotgun sequence genomic region, the following are encoded:
- the LOC106315854 gene encoding glutathione S-transferase F3-like: MAGIKVFGNAASTSTRRVLLALHEKNLDFELVNIDLKDGEHKKEPFLSRNPFGKVPAFEDGDLKLFESRAITQYIAHRYESQGTNLLPADFKNPAHYAIMAIGMEVEAHQFDPVASKLVWEQVIKNFVGLTTDQAVVAEEEAKLAKVLDVYEARLKEFKYLAGDTFTLTDLHHIPVIQYLLGTPTKKLFAERPRVNEWVAEVTKRPASQKIHQ, encoded by the exons ATGGCAGGTATCAAGGTTTTTGGAAACGCTGCTTCCACTTCCACCAGGAGAGTCCTCCTCGCCCTCCACGAGAAGAACCTTGACTTTGAGCTCGTTAATATCGACCTCAAGGACGGTGAGCACAAGAAAGAGCCTTTCCTTTCCCGCAAC CCTTTTGGTAAAGTCCCAGCCTTTGAAGATGGAGACCTCAAACTCTTCG AATCAAGAGCCATTACTCAGTACATAGCTCACCGATACGAAAGCCAAGGAACCAACCTTCTCCCAGCAGACTTCAAGAACCCAGCCCACTATGCGATCATGGCCATTGGTATGGAAGTAGAAGCTCACCAGTTCGACCCAGTGGCTTCAAAGCTTGTTTGGGAACAAGTGATCAAGAACTTCGTTGGCTTGACAACTGACCAGGCCGTTGTTGCAGAAGAAGAGGCTAAGTTAGCCAAGGTCCTTGATGTCTACGAGGCTAGGCTCAAGGAGTTCAAATATTTGGCTGGTGACACTTTTACTTTGACCGATCTTCACCACATTCCTGTGATTCAATACTTGCTTGGAACTCCCACCAAGAAGCTCTTCGCCGAGCGTCCA
- the LOC106313792 gene encoding thylakoid lumenal 16.5 kDa protein, chloroplastic gives MAKSLLCPSALNSFISSNLSSSTSSKNNQIACSGNIKNQTPSLSWNRRELSLGFMSTFLAVGLVGNNDRRSRDANAAILEADDDEELLEKVKQDRKKRIERQAVLNSAVKEKGYLQDLVYNLSKVGQAIENNDLPAAGLVLGNGSDTEWVKTANLAFTKLSASPEENTEVETFNSSLASLVTSVNKNDLESSKLAFVSSASAFEKWSSLTGLLGQLKGI, from the exons ATGGCGAAGTCACTCCTTTGTCCTTCAGCCTTAAACTCATTCATCTCCTCAAATCTCTCTTCATCAACTTCTTCCAAGAACAACCAAATCGCATGCTCAGGAAACATCAAGAACCAGACACCGTCTCTGTCGTGGAACAGACGAGAGCTGTCTCTTGGTTTCATGAGCACATTTCTCGCGGTTGGTCTCGTTGGTAATAACGACAGGAGAAGCCGCGACGCGAATGCAGCGATCCTCGAAGCTGATGACGATGAAGAGCTTCTGGAGAAAGTGAAGCAAGACCGGAAAAAGAGGATCGAGAGACAAGCTGTTCTTAACTCTGCTGTTAAAGAAAAGG GGTATTTGCAGGATCTTGTTTACAATTTAAGCAAAGTAGGACAAGCCATTGAGAACAATGATCTACCAGCTGCAGGTTTGGTTTTGGGGAATGGCAGTGATACCGAATGGGTCAAAACGGCTAATTTGGCTTTCACAAAG TTGAGTGCAAGTCCAGAAGAGAATACAGAGGTGGAAACGTTTAATTCATCTTTAGCTTCTCTTGTTACATCAG TGAACAAGAACGATCTAGAGTCATCTAAGCTCGCGTTCGTGTCATCGGCTAGTGCGTTTGAGAAATGGTCGAGCTTGACTGGTCTTTTAGGACAGCTCAAGGGCATCTGA
- the LOC106318759 gene encoding cullin-1 translates to MERKTIDLDQGWDYMQTGITKLKRILEGLPEPQFDSEQYMMLYTTIYNMCTQKPPHDYSQQLYDKYREAFEEYIHSTVLPALREKHDEYMLRELVKRWSNHKVMVRWLSRFFYYLDRYFIARRSLPPLNEVGLTCFRDLVYNELHSKVKDAVIALVDKEREGEQIDRALLKNVLDIYVEIGMGQMERYEEDFESFMLLDSASYYSRKASSWIQEDSCPDYMLKSEECLKKERERVAHYLHSSSEPKLVEKVQHELLVVYANQLLEKEHSGCRALLRDDKVDDLSRMYRLYHKIVKGLEPVANIFKQHVTAEGNALVQQAEDTATNHAANTASVQEQVLIRKVIELHDKYMVYVVECFQNHTLFHKALKEAFEIFCNKTVAGSSSAELLATFCDNILKKGGSEKLSDEAIEDTLEKVVKLLAYISDKDLFAEFYRKKLARRLLFDRSANDDHERSILTKLKQQCGGQFTSKMEGMVTDLTLARENQNSFEEYLGNNPAANPGIDLTVTVLTTGFWPSYKSFDINLPAEMVKCVEVFKGFYETKTKHRKLTWIYSLGTCHLNGKFDVKPIELVVSTYQAAVLLLFNTTDKLSYTDILTQLNLSHEDLVRLLHSLSCARYKILLKEPSTKTVSQSDSFEFNSKFTDRMRRIKIPLPPVDERKKVVEDVDKDRRYAIDAAIVRIMKSRKVLGHQQLVSECVEQLSRMFKPDIKAIKKRMEDLITRDYLERDKENANMFRYLA, encoded by the exons ATGGAGCGCAAGACGATTGATTTGGACCAAGGATGGGACTATATGCAGACTGGTATCACTAAGCTGAAACGGATTCTTGAAGGGCTGCCTGAGCCGCAGTTTGACTCTGAGCAGTACATGATGCTTTATAC GACTATCTACAACATGTGCACTCAGAAACCTCCTCATGATTACTCACAGCAGCTTTATGACAAGTATCGTGAAGCATTTGAGGAGTATATTCACTCAACT GTTTTGCCTGCTCTAAGGGAGAAGCATGATGAGTACATGCTGAGGGAGCTGGTTAAAAGGTGGTCTAACCATAAAGTTATGGTTCGATGGCTATCCCGCTTCTTCTACTATCTTGACCGGTACTTCATTGCTCGGAGGTCACTTCCACCCCTGAATGAAGTTGGCCTGACATGCTTCCGTGACCTG GTTTATAACGAGTTGCATTCCAAGGTCAAAGATGCTGTAATAGCACTT GTTGATAAAGAACGGGAGGGTGAGCAGATTGACAGGGCTCTATTGAAAAACGTATTAGACATTTATGTAGAGATTGGAATGGGACAGATGGAAAGATACGAGGAGGATTTTGAAAGCTTTATGCTTTTAGATTCAGCATCTTACTATTCTCGCAAGGCATCAAGCTGGATCCAAGAAGATTCTTGCCCTGACTACATGCTGAAG TCTGAAGAATGTCTTAAGAAGGAGAGGGAGAGAGTGGCTCACTACCTTCACTCAAGCAGCGAGCCAAAGCTGGTTGAG AAAGTACAACATGAGCTGTTGGTAGTGTATGCAAATCAGCTTCTAGAAAAAGAGCATTCAGGGTGCCGTGCATTGCTGAGAGATGACAAG GTTGATGACCTCTCCAGGATGTACAGGCTTTATCATAAAATTGTGAAAGGCTTGGAACCTGTTGCAAACATATTTAAGCAG CATGTCACAGCAGAGGGTAACGCACTTGTCCAACAGGCCGAAGACACGGCCACTAATCATGCTGCAAATACTGCTAGCGTGCAGGAACAG GTTCTTATCAGAAAAGTGATTGAACTACATGATAAATACATGGTCTATGTTGTTGAGTGTTTCCAGAACCACACCCTCTTCCACAAG GCATTGAAAGAGGCATTTGAGATATTCTGTAACAAGACAGTCGCTGGAAGTTCTAGTGCTGAATTGCTTGCAACATTTTGCGACAATATTCTCAAGAAGGGGGGAAGTGAAAAGCTGAGCGATGAAGCTATTGAAGATACCCTTGAGAAG GTGGTCAAATTGCTTGCTTATATAAGTGACAAGGATCTTTTCGCCGAGTTCTACAG GAAGAAGCTGGCCCGTAGGCTCTTATTTGATCGCAGTGCTAATGATGATCATGAGAGAAGTATCCTGACAAAGCTTAAGCAACAATGTGGTGGGCAGTTTACTTCGAAGATGGAGGGAATG GTGACAGATTTGACATTGGCAAGAGAAAATCAAAACAGCTTTGAGGAGTACCTTGGCAATAATCCCGCTGCAAACCCAGGGATTGATTTGACCGTAACTGTTCTTACCACAGGTTTTTGGCCAAGTTACAAATCATTTGACATTAACCTACCCGCTGAAATG GTCAAGTGTGTTGAAGTCTTCAAAGGATTTTATGAAACAAAGACAAAACATAGGAAACTTACCTGGATCTACTCACTAGGAACTTGCCACCTCAATGGAAAGTTTGATGTCAAGCCCATTGAGTTAGTTGTGTCTACATACCAG GCTGCTGTGCTTCTGCTGTTCAACACAACAGACAAATTGAGCTACACTGATATCCTAACTCAGCTGAACCTGAGCCACGAAGATCTAGTGAGGTTGCTTCATTCCTTGTCATGTGCTAGATACAAGATTCTTCTCAAGGAGCCAAGCACAAAGACTGTTTCCCAGTCTGACTCTTTTGAATTCAACTCCAAATTCACCGACAGAATGCGGAGAATAAAG ATCCCTCTCCCACCTGTTGATGAGAGGAAGAAAGTTGTGGAAGACGTGGACAAAGACAGACGCTATGCGATTGATGCTGCCATTGTGAGGATCATGAAGAGCAGGAAAGTATTGGGACATCAACAACTTGTTTCTGAGTGCGTTGAGCAACTTAGCCGAATGTTCAAG CCTGATATCAAGGCAATCAAGAAGCGCATGGAGGATTTGATAACGAGGGATTATCTGGAGAGGGACAAGGAGAACGCTAACATGTTTAGGTACTTGGCTTAG
- the LOC106318668 gene encoding NADH dehydrogenase [ubiquinone] flavoprotein 2, mitochondrial: MLGRLAAKRLLEIRQVFRQPPSQASRIFSTALNYHLDSPDNKPDLPWEFSEANKSKVKEILSYYPSNYKQSAVIPLLDLAQQQHGGWLPVSAMNAVAKVIEVAPIRVYEVATFYSMFNRAKVGKYHLLVCGTTPCMIRGSREIESALLDHLGVKRGEVTKDGLFSVGEMECMGCCVNAPMITVADYSNGSEGYTYNYFEDVTPEKVVEIVEKLRKGEKPPHGTQNPKRIKCGPEGGNKTLLGEPKPPQFRDLDAC; this comes from the exons ATGTTGGGTAGGCTCGCTGCGAAGCGTCTTCTTGAGATCCGTCAAGTTTTCCGTCAACCACCCTCTCAG GCGTCTCGTATCTTTTCAACAGCCTTAAACTAC CACCTGGATTCTCCTGATAACAAACCGGATCTTCCATGGGAGTTTTCAGAGGCCAACAAATCCAAG GTTAAGGAGATACTCTCTTACTACCCATCAAACTACAAGCAGTCTGCAGTGATCCCTCTTCTTGATCTTGCACAACAACAGCATGGTGGCTGGCTCCCTGTTTCAGCAATGAATGCG GTTGCAAAAGTTATAGAAGTTGCTCCTATCCGTGTTTATGAGGTTGCAACCTTCTACTCAATGTTCAACAGGGCAAAG GTCGGAAAGTACCACCTGCTAGTTTGTGGCACAACACCTTGCATGATCCGTGGTTCACGAGAGATCGAATCAGCTTTGCTAGACCATTTGGGAGTGAAGCGCGGTG AAGTCACAAAAGATGGTTTGTTCTCTGTTGGAGAGATGGAATGCATG GGATGCTGTGTGAATGCGCCCATGATCACTGTGGCGGATTATTCCAATGGATCAGAAGGATACACATATAACTATTTC GAAGATGTTACACCTGAGAAAGTTGTAGAGATCGTTGAGAAGCTGAGAAAAGGAGAAAAGCCACCG CATGGAACTCAAAACCCGAAGAGGATCAAGTGCGGACCTGAAGGAGGAAACAAGACACTGCTCGGCGAACCAAAGCCACCACAGTTCCGTGATCTTGACGCTTGCTAA
- the LOC106318667 gene encoding transcription factor UNE12 — translation MASNNNNPHENLSDQTPSDDFFEQILGLPNFSASSSDGGLGGGGAPPMMLQLGSGEEGGHMGGLGGGSGFHNQMFPLGLSLEQGKGQGFLRPEGGSLGTGKRFSDDVMKPVFHGQPMQQQPAPAAPHQPTSIRPRVRARRGQATDPHSIAERLRRERIAERIRALQELVPTVNKTDRAAMIDEIVDYVKFLRLQVKVLSMSRLGGAGAVAPLVTDLPLSSSVEDESGEGGRAPQPAWEKWSNDGTERQVAKLMEENVGAAMQLLQSKALCMMPISLAMAIYHSQPPDTTSVVKPESNPPPP, via the exons ATGGCTAGTAACAACAACAACCCTCATGAGAATCTTTCCGACCAAACACCTTCCGATGACTTCTTCGAGCAAATCCTTGGTCTCCCCAACTTCTCAGCCTCTTCATCCGACGGTGGGTTAGGCGGAGGAGGAGCACCGCCGATGATGCTGCAGCTGGGCTCCGGCGAGGAAGGAGGTCACATGGGTGGGCTAGGAGGAGGAAGTGGGTTTCACAACCAGATGTTTCCTCTAGGGTTGAGTCTTGAACAAGGCAAAGGACAAGGCTTTCTTAGACCCGAAGGTGGTAGTCTTGGAACTGGGAAACGTTTCTCTGATGACGTCATGAAACCC GTTTTTCATGGGCAGCCAATGCAACAACAGCCAGCTCCAGCGGCGCCGCATCAGCCTACATCGATCCGTCCCAGGGTTCGAGCTAGGCGTGGTCAGGCTACTGACCCACATAGCATAGCTGAAAGG CTTCGTAGGGAAAGAATAGCGGAGCGGATCAGGGCGTTGCAAGAGCTTGTACCTACTGTTAACAAG ACAGATAGAGCTGCTATGATTGATGAGATTGTTGATTATGTAAAGTTTCTCAGGCTCCAAGTTAAG GTTTTGAGCATGAGTCGTCTTGGTGGAGCCGGTGCAGTTGCTCCACTTGTTACTGATT TGCCTTTGTCATCATCAGTTGAG GATGAATCTGGTGAAGGTGGAAGGGCACCACAACCTGCGTGGGAGAAATGGTCTAACGATGGCACTGAACGCCAAGTCGCTAAACTGATGGAAGAAAACGTTGGAGCAGCGATGCAGCTTCTTCAATCTAAGGCGCTTTGTATGATGCCAATCTCATTGGCTATGGCTATTTACCATTCTCAGCCTCCAGATACAACTTCTGTGGTTAAGCCTGAGAGTAATCCTCCTCCACCTTAG
- the LOC106312866 gene encoding MLO-like protein 1: MLLGFISLLLTVTQGFISKFCVKEDVLMHMLPCSKLEAESSKQHKNATVTEHFQSFLPIVGTTRRLLAEHAAAEAGYCGQKDKVPLLSLEALHHLHIFIFVLAISHVTFCALTVVFGSTRIYQWKNWEDALADENFDTEAAIKKKRKVTHVHQHAFIKEHFLGIGKDSFFLGWTQSFFKQFYGSVTKADYVTLRLGFIMTHCKGNPKLNFHKYMMRALEDDFKQVVGISWYLWIFVVIFLLLNVNGWHTYFWIAFIPFILLLAVGTKLEHVISQLAHEVAEKHIAIEGDLVVKPSDEHFWFSKPQVVLFLIHFILFQNAFEIAFFFWIWVTYGFDSCIMGQVRYIVPRLVIGVFIQVLCSYSTLPLYALVSQMGSNFKKAIFEENVQVGLVGWAQKVKNKRELKAAAAASNGNEGSSQAAPPHNPDSGSSAPGAGAGFAGIQLSRLRNNAGETQDEITPAAHNNN, encoded by the exons ATGTTGTTAGGCTTCATATCATTGTTACTGACTGTAACACAAGGGTTCATCTCCAAGTTCTGTGTGAAAGAGGATGTGCTAATGCATATGCTCCCATGTTCAAAACTTGAAGCTGAGTCGAGTAAACAACATAAAAACGCGACGGTAACTGAACATTTTCAGTCCTTTCTCCCTATTGTTGGAACCACGAGGCGTTTACTAGCTGAACACGCTGCCGCTGAAGCTGGCTACTGTGGCCAAAAG GATAAAGTACCGTTGCTTTCGCTTGAGGCGTTGCACCATCTACATATCTTCATCTTCGTCCTCGCCATTTCCCATGTGACGTTCTGTGCTCTCACTGTGGTTTTTGGAAGCACCAGG ATCTACCAATGGAAGAATTGGGAGGATGCGCTTGCAGACGAGAACTTTGACACAGAAGCAG CAATTAAGAAGAAAAGAAAGGTCACTCATGTCCACCAACATGCTTTTATCAAAGAGCATTTCCTCGGCATTGGTAAAGATTCATTCTTCCTCGGATGGACG CAATCATTTTTCAAGCAGTTCTATGGATCTGTAACAAAAGCAGACTATGTGACTTTGCGCCTTGGTTTCATTATG ACACATTGTAAAGGAAACCCAAAGCTTAACTTCCACAAATACATGATGAGAGCTCTTGAGGATGATTTCAAACAAGTTGTTGGTATTAGTTGGTATCTTTGGATCTTTGTCGTCATCTTCTTGCTGCTAAATGTTAATG GATGGCATACATACTTCTGGATAGCATTCATTCCCTTCATT CTGCTACTTGCTGTGGGAACAAAGTTGGAGCATGTGATATCACAGTTAGCTCACGAGGTTGCAGAGAAACATATAGCCATTGAAGGAGACTTAGTGGTGAAACCGTCAGATGAGCATTTCTGGTTCAGCAAACCTCAAGTTGTTCTCTTCTTGATTCATTTTATCCTCTTCCAGAATGCTTTCGAGATTGCCTTCTTCTTTTGGATTTGG GTTACATATGGATTTGACTCGTGCATTATGGGACAAGTGAGATACATTGTTCCACGATTGGTTATTGG AGTCTTCATTCAAGTGCTATGCAGTTACAGTACACTGCCTCTTTATGCTCTTGTTTCACAG ATGGGAAGTAACTTCAAGAAAGCGATATTTGAGGAGAATGTGCAGGTTGGTCTTGTTGGTTGGGCACAGAAAGTGAAGAACAAGAGAGAGCTAAAAGCTGCTGCTGCTGCTAGTAATGGGAACGAAGGAAGCTCTCAGGCTGCTCCTCCTCATAATCCTGATTCTGGTTCTTCTGCTCCTGGAGCTGGTGCAGGTTTTGCAGGAATCCAGCTCAGCAGGTTAAGAAACAACGCAGGGGAGACACAAGATGAGATTACACCTGCTGCTCATAACAACAATTGA